The Burkholderia cepacia genome includes a region encoding these proteins:
- a CDS encoding ABC transporter ATP-binding protein: MAFLELQALSKRYLHAIAVHDVSLAIERGEFLSLLGPSGCGKTTTLQMIAGFVAPTSGAIQLDGRNLAGTKPSTRGLGVVFQSYALFPHMTVGENIAFGLETRRVPASERTRRVTHALDLVRLGSLRDRYPAQLSGGQRQRVALARALVIEPPVLLLDEPMSNLDAKLREDMQVELRRIQRTIGTTTIMVTHDQAEAMAMSDRIAVMNAGRLEQVGPPRQVYDRPHTAFVATFLGKTNLFDAQLEQDANGAAIVATRGHRFAFVSASSATGPIRVSLRPEKIALIPGPVAAATSDLTGTVRMRLFGGDHWLYEVESPLGTLLARCQNGAAPIEEGQCVGLHWQPEDLRIVEGGSHA; the protein is encoded by the coding sequence ATGGCTTTTCTTGAACTTCAGGCGCTGTCCAAGCGCTACCTGCATGCGATCGCGGTGCATGACGTGTCGCTCGCGATCGAACGCGGCGAGTTTCTCTCGCTGCTCGGGCCGTCCGGCTGCGGCAAGACCACCACGCTGCAGATGATCGCGGGCTTCGTCGCACCCACGTCCGGCGCGATCCAGCTCGATGGACGCAACCTCGCCGGCACGAAGCCGAGTACACGCGGTCTTGGCGTGGTGTTCCAGTCCTATGCGCTCTTTCCGCACATGACCGTGGGCGAGAACATCGCCTTCGGCCTGGAAACCCGGCGTGTTCCGGCGTCCGAGCGCACCCGTCGCGTCACGCACGCGCTCGATCTGGTGCGCCTGGGCAGCCTGCGCGATCGCTATCCCGCGCAGTTGTCCGGTGGCCAGCGACAGCGTGTGGCGCTCGCGCGTGCCTTGGTGATCGAGCCGCCGGTGCTGCTGCTCGACGAACCGATGTCGAACCTCGACGCGAAGCTGCGCGAGGACATGCAAGTGGAATTGCGCCGCATCCAGCGCACGATCGGCACGACGACGATCATGGTCACGCACGATCAGGCCGAGGCGATGGCGATGAGCGATCGCATTGCCGTGATGAACGCGGGACGCCTCGAACAGGTGGGCCCGCCACGGCAGGTCTACGATCGTCCGCACACCGCATTCGTCGCGACGTTCCTCGGCAAAACCAATCTCTTCGATGCGCAGCTCGAACAGGACGCCAACGGTGCGGCCATCGTCGCCACACGCGGGCATCGGTTTGCGTTTGTCTCGGCGTCATCGGCGACGGGACCGATTCGCGTCAGCCTGCGTCCGGAGAAGATCGCGCTGATTCCCGGCCCCGTCGCCGCGGCGACCAGCGACCTGACCGGCACGGTGCGCATGCGTCTCTTTGGTGGGGATCACTGGCTCTATGAAGTCGAGAGTCCCTTGGGGACGTTGCTCGCCCGCTGCCAGAATGGTGCGGCGCCGATCGAGGAGGGGCAATGCGTCGGTCTGCACTGGCAGCCGGAGGACCTGCGCATCGTCGAAGGAGGTTCCCATGCATGA
- a CDS encoding ABC transporter substrate-binding protein, which translates to MRKEAGKSHCARCRRWFVAIGALAITGWQGVIAAAPMLVVAGYGGSSETMFRTQVLAPFAQAHGVSITYVAGTSATNLARLQAQRAHPQIDVAILDDGPMQQAVTMGLCQPLTPSPVYADVYGIAKVNGEGMSVGIGIVATGLAYNTKLFAEQRWKPPTSWTALGDPRFHRRVLVPSISNTYGLQTLLAVARVEGGDAQHIDPGFAYMARHVAPSVLSFETASGTISELFQTGAVVLGVWGSGRTLALARTGFPVAFVVPKEGAQALLTTACVVNGSAHAALAQTLVQDLVSPRVQCILAAQAGWGPTNQTVTLDPAVAKTVVYGADAVAHLVPVDWKTVNAQRAAWTARWTREIER; encoded by the coding sequence ATGCGCAAGGAGGCAGGGAAGTCGCATTGCGCGCGCTGTCGCCGTTGGTTCGTGGCGATCGGTGCGCTAGCGATCACCGGATGGCAAGGCGTCATCGCGGCCGCGCCGATGTTGGTCGTCGCCGGTTACGGCGGTTCATCCGAAACGATGTTTCGCACGCAGGTGCTGGCGCCGTTCGCGCAGGCGCATGGCGTGTCGATCACCTACGTGGCCGGTACCTCGGCCACCAACCTGGCGCGCCTGCAGGCGCAGCGCGCGCATCCACAAATCGACGTCGCGATACTCGACGATGGCCCGATGCAGCAAGCCGTCACGATGGGCCTGTGCCAACCGCTCACGCCGTCTCCCGTGTATGCGGACGTCTACGGCATTGCCAAGGTCAACGGCGAAGGGATGTCGGTGGGCATCGGCATCGTCGCCACGGGCTTGGCGTACAACACTAAGCTCTTCGCCGAGCAGCGTTGGAAGCCGCCCACGTCGTGGACGGCGCTGGGCGATCCCCGCTTTCACCGGCGTGTGCTGGTGCCCTCGATCAGCAACACCTACGGCCTGCAAACGCTGCTGGCCGTGGCGCGGGTCGAAGGCGGCGACGCGCAACACATCGATCCGGGATTCGCATACATGGCCCGGCACGTTGCACCGTCAGTGCTGAGCTTCGAAACCGCCTCCGGCACGATCTCCGAACTCTTTCAGACCGGCGCGGTGGTGCTGGGCGTGTGGGGCAGCGGCCGCACGCTGGCGTTGGCACGCACCGGCTTTCCGGTCGCGTTCGTCGTGCCGAAGGAGGGCGCGCAGGCCTTGCTCACGACCGCGTGTGTGGTCAACGGCAGCGCGCATGCCGCACTCGCCCAGACGCTGGTGCAGGACCTGGTTTCGCCCCGTGTGCAGTGCATCCTGGCCGCGCAAGCCGGGTGGGGACCCACCAACCAAACGGTGACGCTCGATCCCGCCGTGGCGAAAACCGTCGTGTACGGCGCCGACGCCGTGGCGCATCTCGTTCCCGTCGACTGGAAAACCGTCAACGCGCAGCGTGCAGCCTGGACCGCGCGCTGGACGCGCGAGATCGAACGCTGA
- a CDS encoding LysR substrate-binding domain-containing protein: MSSVSVRQLEAFRAVILTGSVTGAADLLHLTQPTVSKLLAELEYRTGLVLFDRVRQRLVPRPEAHSLFQRVDKTFAALEEVTRDARRLAHGQSGHLRIVAMPAFGLSVLPRAVGAFLRERPDVTVDFNIRASTYVTEWVANRQADVGFATATPVSSGVTLQPFERLQGVCVLPANHRLAGQAVIRPKDLEGERFVSFGRDSAFRHRIDEVFRIEGVARRIVIEVGYAAAACSLVANGTGVAIVDPLSALDAWRAGGLMLAPFDANVPFVVDTVFPAGVATSVLAEQFLDTVKSTLQQLTHEVANAC; the protein is encoded by the coding sequence ATGTCCTCCGTCAGTGTTCGGCAACTGGAAGCTTTTCGCGCGGTCATCCTCACCGGCTCGGTCACGGGCGCGGCGGACCTGCTGCATCTAACGCAGCCCACCGTCAGCAAGCTGCTCGCGGAACTGGAGTACCGCACGGGCCTCGTCCTATTCGATCGCGTGCGACAACGGCTCGTGCCGCGGCCGGAAGCGCATAGCCTGTTCCAGCGGGTCGACAAAACCTTCGCGGCGCTGGAAGAAGTGACGCGCGATGCGCGGAGGTTGGCACACGGGCAAAGCGGTCACTTGCGCATCGTGGCGATGCCTGCGTTCGGACTCAGCGTCTTGCCACGCGCGGTGGGCGCGTTCCTGCGTGAGCGGCCGGATGTCACGGTGGACTTCAATATCCGCGCCTCGACCTATGTCACCGAATGGGTCGCCAACCGCCAGGCGGATGTGGGGTTTGCAACGGCGACACCGGTGAGTTCCGGTGTGACGTTGCAACCGTTCGAGCGCTTACAAGGCGTATGCGTGCTACCGGCCAATCATCGGCTGGCTGGGCAAGCCGTGATTCGGCCGAAGGACCTGGAGGGCGAGCGGTTCGTGTCGTTTGGGCGCGACTCGGCGTTCCGACATCGCATTGACGAGGTGTTTCGGATAGAAGGCGTGGCGCGGCGCATCGTGATCGAAGTCGGTTACGCGGCGGCGGCATGTTCGCTGGTGGCGAACGGTACCGGTGTAGCCATCGTCGATCCGCTCTCCGCGCTCGATGCGTGGCGTGCAGGCGGCCTCATGCTCGCGCCGTTCGATGCCAACGTGCCATTTGTCGTGGATACGGTATTTCCGGCTGGCGTCGCGACCTCGGTGCTCGCGGAGCAATTCTTGGATACTGTGAAAAGTACGCTGCAGCAACTCACGCACGAAGTGGCGAACGCCTGCTGA
- a CDS encoding TIGR03757 family integrating conjugative element protein, with the protein MHTTIGFLIAMPLCTATFASETTVVVTDHLHPVHHADDARVIELDAPSRIEATLAVGLPTDPHQAARVVQQRLKDGNGELARQLAVAYQGVVAAWNLGVTTVPAVIVDRHYVVYGDTDVPHAVARVKAYCEAHP; encoded by the coding sequence ATGCACACTACCATCGGGTTCCTGATTGCGATGCCGCTTTGCACGGCGACCTTTGCCTCCGAGACCACCGTGGTCGTCACGGACCATCTCCATCCCGTGCATCATGCCGACGATGCACGCGTGATCGAGTTGGATGCTCCGTCGCGAATCGAGGCCACGCTAGCTGTTGGCTTGCCCACCGACCCACACCAGGCCGCTAGGGTAGTCCAGCAGCGCCTCAAGGATGGCAATGGCGAGTTGGCACGGCAACTCGCCGTAGCCTATCAGGGCGTAGTGGCCGCGTGGAATCTCGGCGTCACGACGGTCCCAGCCGTGATTGTCGATCGGCATTACGTGGTCTACGGCGACACGGATGTGCCACATGCGGTGGCACGAGTTAAAGCGTATTGCGAGGCGCATCCATGA
- a CDS encoding TIGR03756 family integrating conjugative element protein, which yields MKPSLRHGVWWSTAIGLLGTTVSALAIDTAMLISSVLSPDCLAWRIVGVCYWLSCSAFGCTVQTSVKVRHYVPDAVVSSYSRTGSNPWTDVSLMSASLPFPQGGGNGTTNQTHENNLAVFKNADVIGHPGMAAFSRFASQFGMTCSGAGVPFDPYLLSTLDTVAWRYGIPESVYPESLTPGVREIGGRLSADFWGSVYPREGFLHQVNDFKSAAVVAQRAGDIVTRPGQPHVYQSLLAQPYDGYWPAGPLVESDIRTGKWQPLVPQLSMTCAVFPNARPAMQATDGGYAWTLWRPYTCCKRMGQVFLGSTDVE from the coding sequence ATGAAGCCCTCGCTGCGTCACGGGGTCTGGTGGAGCACAGCGATCGGACTGCTCGGCACAACGGTTTCCGCGCTCGCGATCGATACCGCCATGCTGATCTCGTCGGTGCTGTCACCCGATTGTCTCGCATGGCGCATCGTTGGCGTGTGCTACTGGTTGTCGTGCTCCGCCTTCGGTTGCACGGTGCAGACCTCCGTGAAAGTGCGCCACTACGTGCCGGACGCCGTGGTGTCGAGCTACAGCCGAACCGGTAGCAATCCGTGGACCGACGTCTCCTTGATGAGTGCATCACTACCCTTCCCGCAAGGCGGCGGCAACGGGACGACGAACCAAACCCACGAAAACAATCTCGCTGTTTTCAAGAATGCCGACGTAATCGGCCACCCCGGCATGGCGGCTTTCAGCCGTTTCGCGAGCCAGTTCGGCATGACGTGTTCTGGTGCTGGCGTACCGTTTGATCCGTACCTGCTCAGCACCCTCGATACGGTTGCCTGGCGTTACGGCATTCCCGAGAGCGTCTATCCCGAGTCGCTGACACCCGGCGTGCGCGAGATCGGCGGTCGCCTGAGCGCCGATTTTTGGGGCAGCGTCTATCCGCGCGAAGGCTTTCTGCATCAGGTCAACGATTTCAAAAGCGCCGCCGTGGTCGCGCAGCGCGCGGGCGATATCGTCACGCGCCCCGGCCAGCCGCACGTGTACCAGTCCTTGCTGGCTCAACCTTACGACGGTTACTGGCCGGCCGGCCCGCTGGTCGAAAGCGACATCCGCACCGGCAAATGGCAACCGCTGGTTCCGCAACTGTCGATGACCTGTGCGGTGTTTCCCAACGCACGGCCCGCGATGCAAGCCACTGACGGCGGTTACGCCTGGACGCTGTGGCGCCCCTATACCTGCTGCAAGCGCATGGGCCAGGTTTTTCTTGGCAGCACCGACGTGGAGTGA
- a CDS encoding integrating conjugative element protein: MALTSDAIGQGNPSIGTSGSVLGDDVLYTIGGGSAVAMSPSANMQSLGVGLGWNNNLICGNLSLSDTLQNQLNGITNGFQTIMSQVIQNATSAVASLPALIIQRADPGLYNLLTNGILQARLDFDRSKATCRAMANKMADLAGGTLGWDQLAQGQALKTAVSNTQDAVAATEQAESQRGNAGVPWIGGGNAGGAGQSSIKVVGDVTRAGYNLLNGRAITDTSSIDASTCGNRLTCTTWSSPDAAATWATRVLGEQEERTCDNCTSTQTTPGVGLTPLIQEEYDAKLKALQDLISGAKTTTSDNLQAAGSDALPITRGVIEALRDEPDQSVLTQRLASEAALSSVLEKALLLQRTLLTGSKEPNVAANQLAEQAITQNNDTLEREITNLKNELDLRRELAGNATAWIVARQYTRGEGSRGIFQGDTVPNRLDRLQKPANSSKGTGP, encoded by the coding sequence ATGGCACTCACCAGCGATGCGATCGGTCAGGGCAACCCTTCTATCGGCACGTCCGGCAGCGTGCTGGGCGATGACGTGCTGTACACCATCGGCGGCGGCAGTGCGGTCGCGATGAGCCCGAGCGCGAACATGCAAAGTCTCGGTGTGGGACTCGGCTGGAACAACAACCTGATCTGCGGAAACCTCAGCCTGTCGGACACGCTGCAGAATCAGTTGAACGGCATCACCAACGGTTTCCAGACCATCATGAGCCAGGTGATCCAGAACGCCACCAGCGCGGTCGCCTCGTTGCCGGCGTTGATCATCCAGCGCGCTGATCCGGGACTCTACAACCTGCTCACCAACGGCATCCTGCAAGCGCGGCTGGACTTCGACCGCTCGAAGGCTACCTGCCGCGCGATGGCGAACAAGATGGCGGATCTTGCCGGCGGCACGCTCGGCTGGGACCAACTCGCACAAGGCCAGGCACTCAAGACTGCCGTCTCGAACACGCAAGATGCCGTAGCCGCGACCGAACAGGCCGAAAGCCAACGCGGCAACGCGGGCGTACCGTGGATCGGTGGCGGCAACGCGGGCGGTGCCGGCCAGTCGTCGATCAAGGTCGTCGGCGATGTCACGCGGGCGGGCTACAACCTGCTGAATGGCCGTGCCATCACCGACACCTCGTCCATCGATGCCAGCACCTGCGGCAACCGGCTCACCTGCACCACCTGGAGCTCGCCCGATGCCGCGGCGACATGGGCAACGCGCGTGCTCGGCGAGCAGGAGGAACGCACGTGCGACAACTGCACGAGCACGCAAACCACGCCGGGTGTCGGCCTCACACCGCTGATCCAGGAGGAATACGACGCGAAGCTGAAGGCACTGCAGGACCTGATCTCGGGCGCCAAGACCACCACGTCCGATAACCTGCAGGCGGCCGGCAGCGACGCGTTACCGATCACGCGTGGCGTGATCGAAGCGCTGCGCGATGAACCCGATCAGTCGGTACTGACGCAACGTCTCGCGTCGGAAGCCGCGCTTTCCAGCGTGCTGGAAAAAGCCCTGCTGCTCCAGCGCACGCTGCTCACCGGCAGCAAGGAACCGAACGTCGCCGCGAACCAGTTGGCCGAACAGGCGATCACGCAGAACAACGACACGCTGGAACGGGAGATCACCAACCTCAAGAACGAGCTGGACTTGCGACGCGAACTCGCAGGCAACGCCACCGCGTGGATCGTGGCGCGGCAATACACGCGGGGCGAAGGGTCGCGGGGCATCTTCCAGGGCGATACGGTGCCGAACCGGCTCGACCGGTTGCAAAAACCCGCGAACAGCTCGAAGGGTACGGGACCGTGA
- a CDS encoding conjugal transfer protein TraG N-terminal domain-containing protein: MMLTTTDYLEYYLTLVGWLVHNGIWNVLVTSGVFALPFAAIVIQEWLRARGEGADEGNKGVLSALRIENRVYVAIVVIVFAGIPFVPVNLNTLQFDQTRSQQCQVDAPKPANTGWNTVFTTLNNQSARVPVWWFFMHALSKAITGAAVASIPCGVDLQQIRMDIDSTRINDPVLTQEVADFTHDCYGPARAKLFMNRPTLNDAQMDEVNWIGSNYFVNTAGYYDNYHSSTPRTAWPYDATRDAGLAQVASGGGYPTCRQWWSDAGIGLRARLLQQVDADLLTRIGQWAGFLSAAQVDDDVIRTIVAPRQQVLSQGQVYTDYGGQIGKTLPNAITRGAGDLGLTVGSLGFFPAMDVVRQALPMVLSFLKMAFVICLPLVLVIGTYDLKAVVTASCVEFALFFLDFWFQLARWIDSTILDALYGHGSPHESFNPLMGLNNAMGDMLLNFVMAAMFLVLPAFWVTSLAWVGVRAGNFAQMLTAGTDDSKSAGSKGAGAAMKIVK; encoded by the coding sequence ATGATGCTCACCACCACCGATTACCTCGAGTATTACCTCACCCTGGTGGGTTGGCTCGTTCACAACGGCATCTGGAACGTGCTGGTGACCAGCGGCGTGTTTGCCCTGCCCTTCGCCGCCATCGTGATACAGGAATGGCTGCGCGCACGCGGCGAAGGTGCGGACGAAGGCAACAAGGGCGTACTGTCGGCGCTGCGCATCGAGAACCGAGTGTATGTCGCGATCGTCGTGATCGTGTTTGCTGGCATACCCTTCGTTCCCGTCAATCTCAACACCCTCCAGTTCGATCAGACGCGATCGCAGCAATGCCAGGTCGATGCGCCAAAGCCGGCCAATACCGGTTGGAATACGGTCTTCACGACGCTCAACAACCAGAGCGCCCGCGTGCCGGTGTGGTGGTTCTTCATGCACGCGCTATCGAAAGCGATCACCGGCGCCGCCGTCGCATCGATTCCCTGCGGCGTGGACCTGCAGCAGATCCGCATGGACATCGACAGCACACGCATCAACGATCCGGTGCTGACACAGGAAGTGGCCGATTTCACGCACGACTGTTACGGGCCAGCGCGTGCGAAGCTGTTCATGAATCGGCCCACGTTGAACGACGCACAGATGGACGAAGTGAACTGGATCGGTTCGAACTATTTCGTGAATACGGCGGGCTACTACGACAATTACCATTCGAGTACTCCGCGCACCGCGTGGCCCTACGATGCAACCCGTGATGCGGGGCTCGCGCAAGTCGCCTCCGGCGGCGGCTACCCGACGTGCCGGCAATGGTGGTCGGATGCCGGCATCGGGCTGCGCGCGCGATTGCTCCAGCAGGTCGATGCCGATCTGCTGACGCGAATCGGCCAATGGGCAGGATTTCTCAGCGCCGCACAGGTTGACGACGACGTGATTCGCACGATCGTCGCGCCGCGCCAGCAGGTGCTCAGCCAGGGACAGGTCTACACGGATTACGGCGGACAGATCGGCAAGACCTTGCCGAATGCCATCACGCGCGGCGCGGGCGATCTGGGCCTCACGGTCGGCTCGTTAGGATTCTTCCCGGCGATGGACGTCGTGCGGCAGGCGTTGCCGATGGTGCTGTCGTTCCTGAAGATGGCGTTCGTGATCTGCTTGCCGCTCGTGCTTGTCATCGGCACCTATGATCTCAAGGCGGTGGTCACGGCAAGCTGCGTGGAATTCGCGCTGTTCTTCCTGGACTTCTGGTTCCAGCTCGCGCGCTGGATCGACAGCACGATTCTCGATGCGCTCTACGGTCACGGTTCGCCGCACGAATCCTTCAATCCGCTGATGGGGCTCAACAACGCAATGGGCGATATGCTGCTGAACTTCGTGATGGCGGCGATGTTTCTGGTGTTACCGGCGTTTTGGGTTACGTCGCTGGCATGGGTCGGCGTTCGTGCAGGAAATTTCGCGCAGATGCTTACCGCAGGGACCGACGATTCCAAATCGGCGGGCAGCAAAGGTGCTGGTGCTGCGATGAAAATCGTGAAATAG
- a CDS encoding DUF3742 family protein: MMKRRVLPTAERPHSWRETTMTTPSRPSWAHRFGEWAGQTWRWLARQDRRALAWLTMQGLPVGAAKMVSWAVKLLVLVAVFYAAFWLALLVVFAIVAAWLAQHADDTSDEERPQWRNGLSGYGLYRGDTRIDPGSQDDE; encoded by the coding sequence ATGATGAAACGGCGGGTTCTACCCACGGCGGAACGACCCCATTCCTGGAGGGAAACCACCATGACCACCCCATCGAGACCGTCCTGGGCTCACCGGTTCGGCGAGTGGGCTGGGCAAACGTGGCGCTGGCTGGCACGACAGGATCGTCGCGCCTTGGCATGGCTGACCATGCAGGGATTGCCCGTCGGCGCAGCGAAAATGGTGTCGTGGGCTGTGAAGCTGCTTGTGCTCGTCGCTGTGTTCTACGCGGCGTTCTGGTTGGCGCTGCTTGTAGTCTTTGCCATTGTCGCCGCGTGGTTGGCTCAGCATGCGGACGACACTTCCGACGAAGAAAGGCCACAGTGGCGTAACGGTCTCAGCGGATACGGTTTGTATCGTGGGGATACCCGTATTGATCCGGGTTCGCAAGACGACGAATGA
- a CDS encoding type IV toxin-antitoxin system AbiEi family antitoxin domain-containing protein has translation MERLPRHQLIKRLQTGVPRGAPFDLAALNQLGVSNQLAARYVSSGWLVRLASGVYAFPNDDFNLHATLRFLQQRVPGLHVGGKTALAWQGVRHQLGRRETLVLWGDERFALPTWFTSRFPARYVYARLFDWADPSLATRTLVTPPDVPDDVQVAVPERAVLELLYDVGVREGLEDAHAVFEGLRSPRKELLGQLLACCTNVKTVRLCLTWARETNLLDVDALLAQFQLPTGSDRRWMSRLPDGTLLVLKPHG, from the coding sequence ATGGAGCGACTTCCCCGACATCAGCTAATCAAGCGTCTGCAGACGGGCGTACCCCGCGGTGCGCCGTTCGATCTTGCTGCGCTGAACCAGCTCGGGGTGTCGAACCAGCTCGCCGCCCGGTACGTGAGCAGCGGCTGGCTGGTTCGTCTGGCATCCGGGGTGTACGCCTTTCCCAACGATGATTTCAATCTCCACGCCACGCTCCGGTTCCTGCAGCAGCGTGTTCCTGGCCTGCACGTCGGCGGCAAGACGGCCCTTGCCTGGCAGGGAGTGCGGCACCAGCTCGGGCGGCGAGAAACCCTGGTGCTGTGGGGCGATGAGCGTTTCGCGCTGCCGACATGGTTCACCAGCCGTTTTCCAGCGCGCTACGTGTACGCGCGTCTGTTCGACTGGGCCGATCCCTCCCTCGCCACCCGAACGCTTGTCACGCCGCCCGATGTGCCGGACGACGTTCAGGTCGCAGTCCCCGAACGCGCGGTGCTCGAACTCCTGTATGACGTGGGCGTTCGCGAAGGCCTGGAGGACGCCCATGCAGTATTCGAAGGCCTGCGCAGTCCGCGCAAGGAACTGCTCGGCCAGTTGCTCGCCTGCTGTACCAACGTGAAAACCGTTCGGCTGTGTCTGACCTGGGCGCGCGAGACCAATCTGCTCGATGTCGATGCATTGCTTGCTCAGTTCCAGCTTCCCACCGGTAGCGACCGGCGTTGGATGAGCCGGCTTCCCGACGGCACGCTGCTCGTACTGAAACCCCATGGATAA
- a CDS encoding nucleotidyl transferase AbiEii/AbiGii toxin family protein, whose amino-acid sequence MDKFFADTVRLLLRIAPDVFANDLFAMKGGTAINLFVQNMPRLSVDIDVVYVPRQTLRDEALAAIQRELAAIEQRLAPQGLRTRLVGSKDLSDTKLIVENETNQVKIEVNTVFRGSVLPIERRALCARTTEQFATELELPVLAPDELYGGKLVAALDRQHPRDLFDVWQLYQSGGLTEGMIECFVVYVAGHNRPIHEVLFGRDKNITRDYDGGFVGMTEVPCSLDTLLETRQRLRQELPAHLTPAQRQFLLGLARGEPDWSFLAVPHVAELPALRWKLANLDTFRQRRPVVFAQHVEELEAAFARH is encoded by the coding sequence ATGGATAAATTCTTTGCCGACACCGTCCGGCTGCTGCTGCGCATCGCACCGGACGTCTTTGCCAACGATCTCTTCGCAATGAAGGGTGGCACCGCCATCAACCTGTTCGTGCAAAACATGCCGCGTCTGTCCGTCGACATCGATGTCGTCTATGTGCCTCGGCAAACGCTGCGCGACGAAGCGCTCGCGGCCATTCAACGGGAACTGGCTGCCATCGAACAACGACTGGCTCCGCAAGGACTGCGCACGCGCCTCGTCGGTAGCAAGGATCTCAGCGATACCAAGCTCATCGTCGAAAACGAAACCAACCAGGTCAAGATCGAAGTCAACACCGTCTTTCGCGGCAGCGTCCTGCCCATCGAACGGCGCGCGTTGTGTGCGCGAACGACCGAGCAATTCGCAACGGAACTGGAGTTGCCCGTGCTCGCGCCCGATGAACTCTATGGCGGCAAACTCGTTGCGGCCCTCGATCGCCAGCACCCCCGTGATCTGTTCGATGTCTGGCAACTTTATCAATCGGGCGGGCTGACCGAAGGCATGATCGAGTGCTTTGTTGTATATGTCGCTGGCCACAATCGACCCATCCATGAAGTGCTGTTTGGCCGCGACAAGAACATCACGCGCGACTACGACGGCGGCTTCGTCGGCATGACCGAGGTACCTTGCAGCCTGGACACCCTGCTGGAAACCCGCCAGCGGCTGCGACAGGAACTGCCGGCGCACCTGACGCCCGCCCAACGACAATTCCTGCTTGGCCTGGCGCGCGGTGAGCCGGACTGGTCTTTTCTCGCCGTTCCTCACGTTGCCGAACTGCCTGCGCTTCGCTGGAAGCTCGCGAATCTCGACACCTTTCGTCAACGGCGCCCGGTCGTCTTCGCGCAACATGTCGAAGAACTCGAAGCTGCCTTTGCCCGCCATTGA